One window of Salegentibacter sp. Hel_I_6 genomic DNA carries:
- a CDS encoding Na+/H+ antiporter subunit E: protein MKSRFVSNLLLTFVWVALTGDFGFQNYIFGFVLNFFILWVITRGDKDARYFTIIPRIIAFFFFFLWELFKANLEVAYEIVTPKFRMKPGIVKVPLTIKSDLGITFLANMISLTPGTLSLDVSNDKKVLYVHSMYITDRDEFINGIKNGFEKRILEILS from the coding sequence ATGAAGAGCAGGTTTGTATCTAATTTATTACTCACCTTTGTATGGGTAGCCCTTACAGGAGATTTTGGTTTCCAAAACTATATTTTTGGTTTTGTCCTTAATTTCTTCATCTTATGGGTAATTACAAGAGGTGATAAGGATGCTCGTTATTTCACTATTATCCCCCGAATAATAGCTTTCTTTTTCTTTTTTTTATGGGAACTTTTTAAAGCAAACCTAGAGGTTGCTTATGAGATAGTTACCCCTAAATTTAGAATGAAACCTGGAATTGTAAAAGTGCCACTCACTATTAAAAGTGACCTTGGAATAACATTCCTTGCCAATATGATCTCACTTACCCCCGGGACACTTAGCCTTGATGTTTCTAACGATAAAAAAGTGCTCTATGTACATTCCATGTATATAACCGATAGGGATGAGTTTATAAATGGTATTAAAAACGGATTTGAAAAACGTATTTTGGAAATTTTGTCATGA
- a CDS encoding helix-turn-helix transcriptional regulator gives MPIIINLDKILEERGMKSNELAEKIGITTANLSILKTGKAKAVRFSTLDAICEVLECQPGDILEYTKN, from the coding sequence ATGCCTATTATTATAAACCTGGATAAAATCCTGGAAGAACGCGGTATGAAAAGCAATGAACTTGCTGAAAAAATAGGGATTACCACAGCTAATCTATCTATTTTAAAAACAGGGAAGGCAAAAGCGGTTCGATTTTCTACTTTAGATGCTATTTGTGAGGTTTTAGAATGCCAGCCGGGAGATATTTTAGAATACACCAAAAACTAA
- a CDS encoding F0F1 ATP synthase subunit epsilon: MYLEIVTPEAVVFKADVDALKVPGHDGEFQMLNNHAPIVSTLVEGEVKIQLAASNKELDDELSEDFRKDSANSNILYYTIKGGVLEMKDNKAIILAD, translated from the coding sequence ATGTACTTAGAAATAGTAACTCCTGAAGCTGTAGTTTTTAAAGCTGATGTTGATGCGTTAAAGGTTCCCGGTCACGACGGGGAATTTCAAATGCTTAACAATCACGCGCCTATAGTTTCTACATTGGTTGAAGGGGAAGTTAAAATTCAACTTGCGGCCTCTAATAAAGAATTAGACGATGAGCTTTCTGAAGATTTTAGAAAAGACTCTGCAAACAGCAACATTCTTTATTATACCATTAAAGGTGGTGTGTTAGAAATGAAAGACAATAAAGCCATTATACTGGCTGATTAA
- the bioD gene encoding dethiobiotin synthase has translation MKNTYFITGIGTEVGKTVASAILTEALEADYWKPIQAGDLDNSDSHKVERLVSNDKTVFHKNSFALKTPMSPHAAAEIDEVKITSKKIKRPKGENSLVIEGAGGLLVPISDKETIADLMQPEDRIILVSRHYLGSINHTLLTIEALKSRGLNCFGIIFSGEENKSTESIIQKMGGVTVLGRIEQEPYFDQNVIKEYAELFREKLK, from the coding sequence ATGAAAAATACTTATTTTATTACCGGTATTGGTACTGAAGTTGGAAAAACAGTAGCTTCAGCAATCTTAACGGAAGCCTTAGAGGCAGATTACTGGAAACCTATCCAGGCCGGCGATCTTGATAATTCTGATAGCCATAAAGTAGAAAGATTAGTTTCTAACGATAAAACTGTTTTTCATAAAAATAGCTTTGCCTTAAAAACGCCCATGAGCCCGCACGCAGCGGCTGAAATTGATGAAGTAAAAATTACTTCAAAAAAAATAAAACGTCCAAAGGGCGAAAATAGTTTGGTAATTGAAGGCGCCGGTGGTTTACTGGTTCCTATTAGCGATAAAGAAACTATAGCCGATTTAATGCAGCCCGAAGATCGCATCATCCTGGTTTCCCGCCATTATTTGGGAAGCATCAATCATACTTTATTAACTATAGAAGCTTTAAAATCTCGCGGCTTAAATTGCTTCGGAATAATTTTTTCGGGCGAAGAAAACAAATCTACTGAATCGATTATTCAAAAAATGGGCGGTGTGACGGTTCTTGGAAGAATAGAACAGGAACCTTATTTTGATCAAAACGTGATCAAAGAATACGCTGAACTATTTAGAGAAAAACTGAAATAG
- a CDS encoding DUF2975 domain-containing protein, with product MESSEWLKNIFSVAYYLLIIGWILLFGFLLYAIFISPGDILEILHDAEEFKIKSKNALYSSLTYELLSSAVWIYILYLFKNLMKDLISGPLFTKLQIASFKLIGQLIILITIVDAISIFVFKVIFNGRLELNFDLFDFWFVIGIGLFLIFLSQIFNQARVMKEENELTV from the coding sequence ATGGAATCTTCAGAATGGCTTAAAAACATTTTTAGTGTTGCTTATTATTTATTGATTATAGGTTGGATACTTTTATTCGGCTTTTTACTTTATGCAATCTTTATTAGTCCAGGCGATATCCTGGAAATATTACACGATGCTGAAGAATTTAAAATCAAATCTAAAAATGCACTATACTCCTCTTTAACATATGAATTATTATCAAGTGCAGTTTGGATCTATATTCTGTATTTATTCAAGAATTTAATGAAAGATCTAATTTCTGGGCCGTTATTCACGAAGCTTCAAATTGCAAGTTTTAAATTAATTGGTCAATTAATCATTTTAATAACTATTGTTGACGCAATATCCATATTTGTTTTCAAAGTAATATTTAATGGTCGTTTGGAGTTAAATTTTGATCTTTTCGATTTCTGGTTTGTGATAGGTATAGGCTTATTTCTAATATTTCTATCCCAAATTTTTAATCAAGCCAGGGTTATGAAAGAAGAAAACGAGTTAACCGTTTAG
- a CDS encoding putative monovalent cation/H+ antiporter subunit A translates to MLTAILLGFLFAIFLVFAGKFFRGKLAVLSALIPGGLFAYFASFIPQISSGEIISKTYQWVPAFGVDLSFKLDGLSLLFSLMITGIGFLVFAYTASYLRGHKYLDRFYGYLSLFMAAMLGLVLSDNLISLFVFWELTSISSFFLIGFNNTNPASRKSALTALGITGFGGFFLLAGALLLGSITGTYSISEMLSMKEAIAGSEYYILAVIFIFVAAFTKSAQFPFHFWLPGAMKAPTPVSTYLHSATMVKAGIYLLMRFTPVLGDQEFWNTTLIIVGGITMVYSAVHALFRTDLKGVLAYSTISALGILVFLIGLGTKYAFLAASVFIIVHALYKATLFLVTGIIDHQTGTRDVTKLAGLRKIMMPVAIAGILAAISSAGIPPSIGFLGKELTYEASTHAETFTIIIVIAIVLTKILLLWAGFVAGIKPFVGKLPEAHKDVKAPDFLMWGPAIILAVLGILFGIFPMLIESSLVKPVVSALGADASEYHLALWHGFNTVLLLSGITIAVGILLYFFLKPSAKLENRIGKLEFISPKSILEKGTHYFGLFSAFWTNVFQNGYLRNYVTTIVLFLVALVGYVMFGNPRVIIDHNQLSEVTSYEVVVVLILVAGVLYTVFTKSRLAAVAAMGVVGLAICLIFVFYSAPDLAMTQFSIDTLTVILFVLVLYRLPKYLTLSDYKMRIRDGILSLALGTVICLLALQVLAEPTNTELGDFYAKNAYVLAKGKNVVNVILVDFRGTDTFMEISVLAIAAIGVFGLLKLRLKSTDRSQ, encoded by the coding sequence ATGCTAACAGCAATACTATTAGGTTTTTTATTCGCAATATTCCTGGTTTTCGCAGGAAAGTTCTTCAGGGGGAAATTAGCCGTTCTTTCCGCACTTATTCCGGGTGGGCTTTTTGCATATTTTGCAAGTTTTATTCCGCAGATAAGTTCTGGAGAAATAATTTCTAAAACTTACCAATGGGTTCCTGCTTTTGGAGTAGACCTTAGTTTTAAGTTAGACGGGCTTTCCCTTCTTTTTTCATTGATGATCACCGGGATTGGTTTCCTGGTTTTTGCATATACCGCATCGTACCTTAGAGGGCATAAGTATCTTGACCGTTTCTACGGATATCTGAGCTTGTTTATGGCAGCCATGCTTGGTTTGGTGCTTTCAGACAATCTTATCTCACTTTTTGTTTTTTGGGAATTAACCAGTATAAGTTCATTCTTCTTAATCGGGTTTAATAATACCAACCCGGCTTCCCGAAAATCGGCTTTAACCGCTTTAGGAATTACCGGTTTTGGAGGGTTTTTCTTATTAGCAGGAGCTTTGTTGCTGGGTAGTATTACCGGCACTTACAGCATTTCTGAAATGCTAAGTATGAAAGAAGCTATTGCTGGCAGTGAATATTACATCCTGGCGGTGATCTTTATTTTTGTGGCTGCATTTACCAAGTCGGCGCAATTTCCTTTTCATTTCTGGTTGCCCGGTGCGATGAAAGCACCAACTCCGGTTTCTACTTATTTACACTCTGCCACGATGGTAAAAGCGGGGATTTACCTTCTTATGCGTTTTACACCGGTTTTGGGAGACCAGGAATTCTGGAATACCACTTTAATAATTGTAGGTGGGATTACCATGGTTTATTCTGCGGTACACGCCCTTTTTAGAACCGATCTTAAAGGGGTTTTAGCTTATTCTACTATTTCGGCCCTAGGGATTTTAGTTTTTTTAATCGGGTTGGGGACCAAATATGCTTTTCTTGCTGCTTCGGTTTTTATTATAGTGCACGCTTTATATAAAGCTACTTTGTTTCTTGTAACAGGAATTATAGATCACCAAACCGGAACTCGGGATGTGACAAAATTAGCAGGACTGCGAAAAATTATGATGCCGGTGGCCATCGCTGGTATTTTAGCAGCGATTTCCAGTGCGGGGATTCCGCCTTCTATAGGTTTCCTTGGAAAAGAACTTACTTACGAGGCCAGTACACACGCTGAAACTTTTACCATCATAATCGTGATTGCGATTGTACTGACAAAAATATTATTGCTTTGGGCAGGTTTTGTCGCAGGAATTAAACCTTTTGTTGGGAAACTTCCAGAAGCGCATAAAGATGTAAAAGCCCCTGATTTTTTAATGTGGGGACCGGCAATTATCCTGGCAGTTTTAGGAATTCTCTTTGGAATATTCCCAATGCTAATTGAATCGTCGTTGGTGAAACCGGTTGTATCAGCTCTAGGTGCTGATGCTTCAGAATATCACCTTGCTTTATGGCATGGGTTTAATACCGTTTTACTTTTAAGTGGTATTACCATAGCAGTGGGAATTCTATTGTATTTCTTTTTAAAACCTTCAGCAAAACTGGAGAACCGAATTGGTAAACTGGAGTTTATTTCTCCAAAAAGCATATTAGAAAAAGGGACGCATTATTTCGGCTTATTTTCGGCATTTTGGACCAATGTTTTTCAGAATGGATATTTAAGGAATTATGTGACAACGATCGTGTTGTTTTTGGTTGCCCTGGTTGGGTATGTAATGTTTGGAAACCCAAGGGTGATAATAGATCATAATCAACTGTCTGAAGTAACATCTTATGAGGTGGTAGTGGTTCTCATACTAGTTGCGGGAGTTTTATATACTGTTTTTACAAAATCCAGGCTCGCAGCTGTGGCCGCAATGGGGGTTGTTGGTCTTGCTATTTGTTTGATTTTCGTTTTTTATAGTGCTCCAGATTTGGCAATGACGCAATTTTCCATAGATACATTAACCGTAATATTATTTGTATTAGTGTTGTATCGTCTGCCTAAATATCTCACGCTTTCAGATTATAAAATGAGGATTAGAGATGGTATTTTGTCTCTGGCTTTAGGTACTGTAATATGTTTATTAGCATTGCAGGTGCTGGCTGAACCAACTAATACCGAACTTGGTGACTTTTATGCAAAGAATGCCTATGTTTTAGCTAAAGGAAAAAATGTTGTAAATGTTATCCTTGTAGATTTTAGGGGAACAGATACTTTTATGGAAATTTCGGTACTGGCTATTGCAGCTATAGGAGTTTTCGGTTTGTTGAAATTAAGATTAAAAAGCACCGATAGGTCACAATAA
- a CDS encoding cation:proton antiporter, which produces MTLIDYLYYIILPILAFSVLLIVYRFLKGPSIADKIIALDVLITTGIGIIGVYSIINGRSTFLDTAMILALIAFLSTVAFSYYLEKRNKKK; this is translated from the coding sequence ATGACGCTAATAGACTATTTATATTATATTATTTTACCAATTCTGGCCTTTTCGGTACTCCTAATTGTTTATCGTTTCTTGAAAGGGCCCAGCATTGCAGATAAAATTATTGCGCTAGACGTTTTAATCACTACAGGTATTGGAATTATAGGAGTTTACAGTATTATAAATGGGAGGTCTACTTTTTTAGATACAGCCATGATCCTTGCTTTAATTGCTTTTTTAAGTACGGTTGCTTTTTCCTATTATCTTGAAAAACGAAATAAAAAGAAATGA
- a CDS encoding Na+/H+ antiporter subunit B produces the protein MKTLILRTASNYLLPVLLVFSVFILLRGHYLPGGGFVGGLIAAIAFVLHAFANGLENTKGLLRFHPGFLMPIGLALAFFSGMAPLILDQAFMTGLWFPEPFPVIGNVGSALFFDIGVYLVVVGVTLTIIFTISESA, from the coding sequence ATGAAAACCTTAATATTAAGAACAGCTTCTAATTACCTGTTACCGGTACTGTTGGTGTTCTCCGTATTCATTCTTTTGCGCGGGCATTATTTGCCGGGCGGAGGATTTGTAGGTGGATTAATTGCTGCAATTGCATTTGTATTGCACGCATTTGCCAACGGACTCGAAAACACCAAGGGATTATTAAGATTTCATCCCGGGTTTTTGATGCCTATAGGTTTAGCACTCGCCTTTTTTAGTGGGATGGCTCCGTTAATTTTAGACCAGGCATTTATGACCGGCCTCTGGTTTCCTGAACCATTTCCTGTAATAGGAAATGTGGGATCGGCTTTATTTTTTGATATTGGGGTTTACCTTGTAGTTGTTGGTGTTACCCTAACAATAATTTTTACAATTTCAGAATCAGCTTAA
- a CDS encoding DUF2007 domain-containing protein, giving the protein MSTFVNIARFQYSSEAQIVKGKLQSEGIEVFLADQVLIDTDPLVSQAIGGIKLNVYADDEERARAILSEIHDYSLDDKGERVVCPNCDSTRVKVYTHIKDVRSFFAFLFSFLTFALPIHYKYDYHCENCEEKFTLK; this is encoded by the coding sequence ATGAGCACTTTTGTAAACATAGCCAGGTTTCAGTATTCTTCTGAAGCTCAAATTGTAAAAGGGAAATTACAATCTGAAGGTATAGAGGTATTTCTAGCAGACCAGGTTCTTATTGATACCGATCCTTTGGTAAGTCAGGCGATTGGTGGCATAAAATTAAACGTTTATGCTGATGATGAGGAAAGAGCCCGTGCAATTTTAAGTGAAATTCACGATTATTCTCTTGATGACAAAGGTGAAAGAGTAGTTTGTCCCAACTGTGACAGTACTCGCGTAAAAGTTTACACGCATATTAAAGATGTGCGTTCTTTCTTTGCTTTTTTGTTTTCATTTCTCACCTTCGCCCTACCAATTCATTACAAGTACGATTATCATTGTGAAAATTGTGAGGAGAAATTTACTTTAAAATGA
- a CDS encoding Na+/H+ antiporter subunit C, with the protein MEILLAIIIGILYAAGIYMMLRRSLVKLIIGIILLGNGANLLIFLLGRITKGAPPIIPEESKVFLEAYADPVPQALILTAIVISFGLQSFAIILVKRAHKVVKTDDLDEMNATDEDS; encoded by the coding sequence ATGGAAATTCTATTAGCGATAATTATTGGAATTCTGTATGCCGCGGGTATTTATATGATGCTGCGAAGGAGTTTGGTGAAACTTATAATAGGAATTATTCTTTTGGGGAATGGAGCCAATCTCCTCATTTTTCTCCTTGGGAGAATTACCAAAGGAGCGCCACCAATTATCCCCGAAGAATCCAAGGTATTTTTAGAGGCTTATGCCGATCCTGTTCCGCAGGCCTTAATATTAACCGCTATCGTAATTAGTTTCGGTTTACAATCTTTTGCAATTATCCTTGTAAAAAGGGCGCATAAAGTAGTAAAAACCGATGATCTGGACGAAATGAACGCAACAGACGAAGATTCATGA
- the bioA gene encoding adenosylmethionine--8-amino-7-oxononanoate transaminase, with product MNLVTRDQKHLWHPLTQHKISPEALPIVKAKGSILYAEDGSEYIDGIASWYTAMYGHCNEYITGKVAAQMQNLDQVVFSGFTHEPAVKLSEELIKILPENQQKLFFNDNGSTATEIGIKMALQYHHNQGNNRNVMLAFEEGFHGDTFGAMSVSGLSVYNGAFEEHFIEVLRIPVPLGENNSEVISQLKRLISGNNIAGFIYEPLVQGAAAMKMHDAAGLNEILKVCKEHDIVCVADEVMTGFGKTGKNFASDYIKTKPDVMCLSKALTAGLLPMGLTTCSQKIYDAFYDEDISKGLFHGHTYSANPPACVAAIAGIELLVSKEIQQKIKAIIKYHQAFDERIKDHPKVTNRRQLGVIYAFDLNVKMERYGNLRNQLFKHFMDHGVFLRPLGNTIYILAPFTISKPELDKIYQVIEDLLNKF from the coding sequence ATGAACTTAGTTACCCGAGATCAAAAACACCTTTGGCATCCGCTAACCCAGCACAAAATTTCTCCGGAAGCTTTACCTATTGTAAAAGCAAAAGGCAGTATTCTTTACGCTGAAGATGGCAGTGAATATATAGACGGAATCGCTTCCTGGTACACGGCAATGTATGGGCACTGCAATGAATATATTACCGGCAAAGTCGCAGCTCAAATGCAAAACCTGGACCAGGTGGTTTTTAGCGGATTTACCCACGAACCTGCGGTAAAACTTTCTGAAGAATTAATTAAGATTTTACCGGAAAATCAGCAGAAATTGTTCTTTAATGATAATGGTTCCACGGCCACCGAGATTGGAATAAAAATGGCTTTGCAGTATCATCACAACCAGGGCAATAATCGTAATGTGATGTTAGCTTTTGAAGAAGGTTTTCACGGTGATACTTTTGGCGCCATGTCGGTTTCCGGGCTTTCAGTTTATAATGGCGCTTTTGAAGAACATTTTATTGAAGTTTTACGAATTCCGGTGCCACTTGGTGAGAATAATTCAGAAGTAATTTCGCAACTCAAAAGGTTAATTTCAGGAAACAATATTGCAGGATTTATATACGAGCCCTTAGTGCAGGGCGCTGCGGCAATGAAAATGCACGATGCTGCTGGCTTGAATGAAATCCTGAAAGTTTGCAAAGAGCATGACATTGTTTGCGTGGCCGATGAAGTAATGACCGGCTTTGGAAAAACCGGGAAAAATTTTGCTTCAGATTACATAAAAACCAAACCAGATGTGATGTGCCTTTCTAAAGCCTTAACTGCCGGTTTGCTACCTATGGGTTTAACTACCTGTTCGCAAAAAATCTACGATGCCTTTTATGACGAAGATATTTCTAAAGGCCTGTTCCACGGGCATACCTATTCTGCAAACCCACCTGCTTGTGTTGCGGCAATCGCGGGAATAGAATTATTGGTTTCCAAAGAAATTCAGCAAAAAATAAAAGCGATAATTAAATATCACCAGGCTTTTGATGAAAGAATAAAAGATCATCCAAAAGTTACCAATCGCCGGCAGCTGGGCGTTATTTATGCTTTTGATCTCAATGTGAAAATGGAGCGCTACGGTAATCTTAGAAACCAGCTTTTTAAACATTTTATGGACCATGGCGTTTTTCTTAGACCACTCGGAAACACCATTTATATTTTAGCACCTTTTACTATTTCCAAACCAGAATTGGATAAAATCTACCAGGTAATTGAAGATTTACTTAATAAATTTTAG
- the mnhG gene encoding monovalent cation/H(+) antiporter subunit G, with amino-acid sequence MSSIIIVILVTLGTLFVLLSAIGLVRMPDTYMRISVNTKAATLGVGLILVGTAVFFNDLSTTSRSLVIILFVFLTAPVSAHLIGRASYFMGVKMWKNSVLDDLEGKYQKGTHVLKSDLADNSSEKNKKQDSDDLVK; translated from the coding sequence ATGAGTTCAATAATTATAGTAATATTAGTCACTTTAGGAACTTTGTTTGTACTACTCTCTGCAATAGGTTTGGTAAGAATGCCAGATACCTATATGCGAATTTCGGTAAATACCAAGGCAGCTACGCTTGGGGTAGGTTTAATTTTAGTAGGAACAGCAGTCTTTTTTAATGATCTTTCTACCACTTCCAGGTCTCTTGTCATTATCCTTTTTGTCTTTCTAACAGCGCCGGTAAGTGCCCATTTAATTGGGAGAGCATCTTATTTTATGGGGGTTAAAATGTGGAAAAATTCGGTATTAGATGATCTTGAGGGGAAATACCAAAAAGGCACGCACGTTCTAAAGAGCGATTTAGCAGATAATTCTTCTGAAAAAAATAAAAAGCAGGATAGCGACGACCTCGTAAAGTAA
- a CDS encoding proton-conducting transporter membrane subunit — protein sequence MTQQLILYPLLLQLLLAILLMFFWRKINAQRVISMVGSIVHLAVSIGVFAYIWENGTQTVQAGSWEAPFGITFIADTFAITMVLLTSIAGLAVSIFSSGSVIGDRLRFGYFPIFHFLLLGLTGAFLTGDIFNLYVWFEIIIISSFVLITIGGEKAQLEGAVKYFTLNFLASMIFLTAIAVLYGLTGSLNMADLANKVAAVENRALVEITAILFLIGFGIKSAIFPLYFWLPASYHTPPSAVSAIFGGLLTKVGVYALVRVFTLIFVDDVFLDQILLVLAIFTLFSGALGALVQNNIRKVFSYLIICHIGYMIVGLGMFTEVAIAGTIFYLVHDIVVKTNLFMISGLVYRIKGSNSMRALGGFYANYPKLSLLMFIPLFSLVGIPPLSGFWPKISLITASFDSESYWSLAAIIFASFITLVVIAKLWAEVFWKDATEIPKRPKFRYFHKIKNIKRVQIIVPIVFLSIVSLYIGFGAEHIQTLSTRIASELMDNQQYIDAVLNTQISE from the coding sequence ATGACACAACAATTAATATTATACCCTTTACTGCTGCAACTGTTATTGGCCATTCTCCTTATGTTTTTTTGGAGAAAGATCAATGCACAGCGCGTAATAAGTATGGTTGGTAGCATCGTTCACCTCGCAGTGAGTATAGGTGTTTTTGCATATATTTGGGAAAACGGTACGCAAACAGTACAGGCCGGGAGTTGGGAGGCTCCTTTTGGTATCACCTTTATTGCTGATACCTTTGCGATAACCATGGTTTTACTTACCTCTATTGCCGGGTTGGCAGTTTCTATATTTTCCTCGGGATCCGTAATTGGAGACCGATTGAGATTTGGGTATTTTCCAATATTTCATTTTTTACTCTTAGGTCTCACCGGTGCCTTTCTAACCGGGGATATTTTTAACCTTTATGTTTGGTTTGAAATTATAATTATTAGTTCGTTCGTATTAATCACTATAGGTGGGGAAAAAGCACAATTGGAAGGTGCCGTTAAATATTTTACATTGAATTTCCTCGCTTCCATGATTTTCTTAACCGCCATTGCCGTGCTTTATGGTTTAACCGGAAGCCTAAATATGGCAGATCTCGCTAATAAAGTTGCTGCTGTAGAGAACCGGGCTTTAGTAGAAATTACCGCGATTTTGTTTCTAATTGGCTTCGGAATTAAATCGGCTATTTTTCCTTTATATTTTTGGTTGCCGGCTTCATATCATACACCGCCCTCGGCAGTTTCAGCTATTTTTGGCGGATTGTTAACTAAGGTTGGGGTTTATGCCTTAGTAAGAGTTTTTACACTAATCTTTGTTGACGATGTTTTCCTGGATCAAATTTTACTGGTTCTGGCCATTTTTACACTTTTTAGCGGGGCTTTAGGAGCCTTGGTTCAAAATAATATCAGGAAGGTTTTTTCATATTTGATTATTTGCCATATTGGTTATATGATTGTTGGTTTAGGAATGTTTACAGAGGTGGCCATTGCCGGAACAATCTTTTATTTGGTTCACGATATCGTGGTGAAGACCAATTTATTTATGATTAGCGGGTTAGTTTATCGAATTAAAGGATCTAATAGTATGCGGGCCCTGGGAGGTTTTTATGCCAATTATCCTAAACTGAGTTTATTAATGTTTATCCCGTTATTTTCATTGGTGGGCATTCCTCCTTTATCGGGATTCTGGCCAAAGATATCACTTATAACCGCGAGTTTTGATTCTGAAAGTTATTGGAGCCTTGCCGCCATTATTTTTGCGAGTTTTATTACCTTGGTAGTAATTGCGAAACTATGGGCAGAAGTTTTTTGGAAAGATGCCACTGAAATTCCGAAAAGGCCTAAGTTTAGGTACTTTCATAAAATTAAGAACATAAAAAGGGTTCAAATAATTGTACCTATAGTATTCTTAAGTATAGTGTCATTATACATAGGTTTTGGCGCAGAACACATTCAAACCCTTTCTACAAGAATTGCATCAGAATTAATGGATAATCAGCAATATATAGACGCGGTGCTTAACACACAAATATCTGAATAA
- a CDS encoding pyridoxal phosphate-dependent aminotransferase family protein, producing MPTIPSKLAESLKKRKQENAFRSLKKTSSLIDFSSNDYLGLASSKKIYQQSHLILKENNLLQNGATGSRLLSGNHILYDLTENFLAEFHQTEAALIYNSGYDANIGFFASVPKRGDLILYDELVHASIRDGIAISRAKAYKFDHNNPESLQNKLSKIEKTDDLELYIVTESVFSMDGDMAPLKDFTKISEEFGAFLIVDEAHATGIFSDKGEGLVQELEIQDKVFARLNTFGKAPGCHGAVILGSKSLKDYLVNFSRSFIYTTALPPHSVATILAVYHEFEKGIPQIQQLHQNIIFFRNQIEKLRLEKHFIFSKSGIQSCIIPGNEQVKNIAENLRREGFEVKPILSPTVHKGRERLRFCLHAFNSEEEISQVLKILAKLLA from the coding sequence ATGCCAACCATACCTTCAAAATTAGCGGAAAGTTTAAAAAAGCGAAAGCAGGAAAATGCATTCCGAAGCTTAAAAAAAACCTCTTCACTTATAGATTTTTCTTCTAATGATTATTTGGGATTAGCTTCTTCCAAAAAAATATATCAGCAATCACATCTAATTTTAAAAGAGAATAACCTGCTGCAAAATGGTGCCACTGGTTCCAGGTTGCTTTCCGGAAACCATATTCTATATGATTTAACCGAAAATTTTCTTGCAGAATTTCATCAAACTGAAGCTGCATTAATTTATAATTCAGGTTACGATGCGAATATTGGTTTTTTTGCTTCGGTCCCAAAAAGAGGTGATCTTATTCTTTACGACGAACTTGTGCATGCTTCCATAAGAGACGGGATCGCCATAAGTCGCGCCAAAGCTTATAAATTCGATCATAATAATCCCGAAAGTCTTCAAAATAAACTCTCGAAAATTGAAAAAACCGATGATTTAGAGCTTTATATCGTAACCGAATCTGTTTTTTCTATGGATGGTGATATGGCGCCATTGAAAGACTTCACTAAAATTTCAGAAGAATTTGGTGCTTTTTTAATTGTGGATGAAGCCCACGCTACCGGTATTTTTAGCGATAAAGGTGAGGGTTTAGTGCAGGAATTGGAAATCCAGGATAAGGTTTTCGCCCGGTTGAATACTTTTGGAAAGGCGCCTGGATGCCACGGCGCAGTAATTTTGGGAAGCAAAAGCCTAAAAGATTACCTGGTTAATTTTTCGAGAAGTTTTATTTATACCACCGCGCTACCGCCTCATTCGGTTGCGACTATTTTAGCGGTTTACCATGAGTTTGAAAAAGGGATTCCGCAAATTCAACAGTTGCATCAAAACATTATATTTTTTAGAAATCAAATTGAAAAATTGAGACTTGAAAAGCATTTCATTTTTAGTAAGTCTGGGATTCAAAGTTGTATTATTCCGGGGAACGAACAAGTAAAGAATATAGCTGAAAATCTCAGAAGAGAAGGTTTTGAAGTAAAGCCAATACTTTCGCCAACCGTGCACAAAGGCCGGGAAAGGTTAAGGTTTTGCCTGCATGCTTTTAATTCAGAAGAAGAAATAAGCCAGGTATTAAAAATACTGGCTAAATTACTGGCATAA